From the Chlamydiota bacterium genome, the window ATTGATTCATCAACTCGGGTTAGACGAAAAATGGGTGGTAGCAGAATTGAATGGCGAAGCCCTCATTAAAAAGGATTATGTTCAAACTTTTCTTTCAGCGGGGGACCATATCGAACTGGTCCGTGCGGTTTCAGGAGGATGAATTTAAATTGCGGATTTCGAATTGCGGATTGCGGATTTAAAAGCA encodes:
- the thiS gene encoding sulfur carrier protein ThiS; protein product: MEIILNGQKKILDKKMSLIELIHQLGLDEKWVVAELNGEALIKKDYVQTFLSAGDHIELVRAVSGG